A stretch of Flavobacteriales bacterium DNA encodes these proteins:
- a CDS encoding SDR family oxidoreductase: MPRERVLITGAAGFLGSHLCDRFIKEGYHVIGMDNLITGRLKNIEHLFKLEQFEFYNHDVSKFVHVPGELKYILHFASPASPIDYLKIPIQTLKVGSLGTHNLLGLAKAKGARILVASTSEVYGDPQVHPQTESYWGHVNPIGPRGVYDEAKRFQEAITMAYHTYHGLETRIVRIFNTYGPRMRLNDGRVLPAFIGQALRGEDLTVFGDGSQTRSFCYVEDLVEGIYRLLLSDYAGPVNVGNPSEITIAQFAEEIIKLTGTTQKVVYKPLPQDDPMQRQPDITLARKLLGWEPKVARAEGLKITYDYFKSLTKEELNEKEHFSFEGYVRK, from the coding sequence ATGCCACGAGAAAGAGTCCTCATCACCGGTGCTGCTGGCTTCCTCGGCTCGCACCTCTGCGATCGCTTCATCAAGGAGGGCTACCATGTCATCGGCATGGACAACCTCATCACCGGGCGGCTCAAGAACATCGAGCACCTCTTCAAGCTGGAGCAATTCGAGTTCTACAACCACGACGTCTCCAAGTTCGTGCACGTGCCCGGCGAGCTGAAGTACATTTTGCACTTCGCTTCACCGGCCTCGCCGATCGATTACCTGAAGATCCCCATCCAGACCCTGAAGGTGGGTTCATTGGGCACGCACAACCTGCTTGGCTTGGCGAAGGCGAAGGGCGCGCGCATCCTCGTGGCCAGCACCAGTGAGGTGTACGGCGATCCGCAGGTGCATCCGCAAACGGAGAGCTACTGGGGCCACGTGAATCCCATCGGCCCGCGCGGCGTGTACGACGAAGCGAAGCGCTTCCAGGAGGCCATCACCATGGCCTACCACACCTACCACGGGCTGGAGACGCGCATCGTGCGCATCTTCAACACCTATGGTCCGCGCATGCGCCTCAACGACGGTCGCGTGCTGCCCGCCTTCATCGGACAGGCCCTGCGCGGCGAGGACCTCACCGTGTTCGGCGATGGCTCGCAGACGCGCAGCTTCTGCTACGTCGAGGACCTGGTCGAAGGCATCTATCGGCTTCTTCTGAGCGATTACGCCGGTCCGGTGAACGTGGGCAATCCCAGCGAGATCACCATCGCGCAGTTCGCCGAGGAGATCATCAAGCTCACCGGCACCACGCAGAAAGTGGTGTACAAGCCGCTGCCGCAGGATGACCCCATGCAGCGCCAGCCGGACATCACGCTGGCGCGCAAGCTGCTCGGCTGGGAGCCGAAAGTGGCCCGCGCAGAAGGCCTGAAGATCACCTACGACTACTTCAAGTCACTGACGAAGGAAGAGCTCAACGAGAAGGAGCACTTCAGCTTCGAGGGGTATGTGAGGAAGTAG
- a CDS encoding T9SS type A sorting domain-containing protein has protein sequence MKANLISLVAAFAVSSGASAQQWLAPGACWDLVGEHIGQTLYRYRYVGDTVLGGYEAQAVHYTLQDITLQGPVSPVFMQFYRMEGSAVMSICGGLFCPPDAVWDTLLWLGSPGDRWMGDDVDPVCYPLGVIEIQDTGHVIIQGLSLRTWDIAYLDENGVPIPESALPNFGDSLGIIERVRWNLSPPPQPCEGPIIDYFWFTRTHYSDVDISLPEGSTCDIITSASERSDFQLFAVVPNPCTDHFILNNTTPITIAVRDALGRILQSELRLDPREPVSTEEWPSGTYFVSVTGPHGSHHVLRWVKQ, from the coding sequence ATGAAGGCAAATCTCATTTCTCTGGTCGCCGCATTCGCGGTTAGCTCGGGTGCATCGGCGCAGCAGTGGCTGGCGCCGGGAGCGTGTTGGGACTTGGTTGGTGAGCACATTGGACAAACGCTTTACCGGTATCGCTACGTTGGCGACACGGTCCTTGGCGGATATGAGGCCCAAGCGGTACACTATACACTGCAGGATATCACGTTGCAAGGGCCTGTATCGCCGGTGTTCATGCAGTTCTATCGTATGGAAGGCTCGGCCGTAATGTCCATCTGTGGTGGCCTGTTTTGCCCGCCCGATGCAGTCTGGGATACGCTTCTTTGGTTGGGTTCGCCCGGTGATCGGTGGATGGGGGATGATGTTGATCCCGTTTGCTATCCGCTTGGCGTGATAGAGATCCAGGATACGGGCCACGTGATCATCCAAGGGCTATCGTTACGAACGTGGGACATTGCGTACCTCGATGAGAATGGTGTTCCAATTCCTGAATCAGCGCTACCGAATTTCGGAGACTCGCTCGGGATCATCGAGCGCGTGAGGTGGAACCTGTCTCCGCCGCCTCAACCCTGTGAAGGCCCTATAATTGACTACTTCTGGTTCACGCGCACCCACTACTCGGATGTGGACATCAGCCTACCGGAGGGAAGTACCTGCGATATCATCACGAGCGCTTCCGAGCGATCGGACTTCCAGCTATTCGCTGTTGTACCAAACCCTTGCACCGATCACTTCATTCTCAACAACACCACGCCCATCACAATCGCAGTTCGCGATGCGCTTGGGAGAATCCTTCAATCCGAACTACGGCTGGATCCGCGCGAGCCGGTAAGCACGGAGGAATGGCCGAGCGGGACCTATTTCGTGAGCGTCACCGGCCCACATGGCTCGCATCATGTCCTCCGCTGGGTGAAGCAGTAG
- a CDS encoding N-acetyltransferase, producing MPYTAHPTAIVDEGCSIGEGTRIWHFSHLMPGCVIGERCNIGQNVVVSPQVKLGNNVKVQNNVSIYTGVECEDDVFLGPSCVFTNVINPRSAVARRDQYLRTLVKKGASIGANATIVCGHDIGRYAFIGAGAVVTREVPDYALVVGNPARQTGWMSEFGHKLKFGEGSEAVCPESGQRYELKNGRVTRIA from the coding sequence ATGCCCTACACCGCCCACCCCACCGCCATCGTCGACGAGGGCTGCTCCATCGGAGAGGGCACGCGCATCTGGCACTTCTCGCACCTCATGCCAGGCTGCGTGATCGGTGAGCGCTGCAACATCGGCCAGAACGTCGTGGTGAGCCCGCAGGTGAAGCTGGGCAACAACGTGAAGGTGCAGAACAACGTGAGCATCTACACGGGCGTGGAGTGCGAGGACGATGTCTTCCTCGGCCCTTCGTGCGTGTTCACCAACGTCATCAATCCGCGCAGCGCCGTGGCCCGGAGGGACCAATACCTTCGCACGCTTGTGAAGAAGGGCGCTTCCATCGGGGCCAATGCCACCATCGTCTGCGGGCACGACATCGGCCGCTACGCCTTCATCGGCGCAGGCGCGGTGGTGACGAGGGAGGTTCCGGACTACGCGCTGGTGGTGGGCAATCCCGCTCGACAGACCGGTTGGATGAGCGAGTTCGGGCACAAGCTGAAATTCGGTGAGGGCAGCGAGGCCGTATGCCCGGAGAGCGGTCAGCGCTACGAACTGAAGAACGGGCGCGTGACACGCATCGCTTGA
- a CDS encoding UDP-glucose/GDP-mannose dehydrogenase family protein, with protein MNIAVVGTGYVGLVTGTCFAETGNHVICVDIDASKVQMMKEGKVPIYEPHLDVLFERNIRQGRLHFTTDLASAIKDAQIIFLALPTPPGEDGSADLKYVLGVADDLGKIIADYKVIVDKSTVPVGTSEKVHAALAKHAKEDLFDVVSNPEFLREGFAVDDFLKPDRVVVGTSSPRAQKVMEDLYKPFVRQGNPIIFMDERSAELTKYAANAFLATKITFMNEIANFCERVGADVDKVRIGIGTDSRIGKRFLFPGIGYGGSCFPKDVQALAKSGNDAGYEFQIIKAVMEVNEDQKTSIIPKIKKHFGDLTGKHFALWGLAFKPDTDDIREAPALYVIDELVAAGATVTAFDPEAMANVKKLKGDKMSFAKDEYEALKGADALIIATEWALFRTPDFKRLGELLKEKVIFDGRNLYDLDEMEKLGFQYVIVGRQPVNVPVKANA; from the coding sequence ATGAACATCGCAGTAGTAGGAACAGGATACGTAGGCCTCGTCACAGGAACCTGCTTCGCCGAGACCGGCAACCACGTGATCTGCGTGGACATCGACGCCAGCAAGGTGCAGATGATGAAAGAAGGCAAAGTGCCCATCTACGAGCCGCACCTCGATGTGCTCTTCGAGCGCAACATCCGCCAGGGCCGCCTGCACTTCACCACCGACCTGGCCAGCGCGATCAAGGACGCGCAGATCATCTTCCTCGCATTACCGACGCCGCCCGGCGAAGACGGCAGTGCCGACCTGAAGTATGTTCTGGGCGTGGCCGATGACCTGGGGAAGATCATCGCCGACTACAAGGTGATCGTGGACAAGAGCACCGTGCCCGTGGGCACTTCGGAGAAAGTGCATGCCGCGCTGGCCAAGCACGCCAAGGAGGACCTGTTCGATGTGGTGAGCAATCCGGAGTTCCTGCGCGAAGGATTCGCCGTCGATGATTTCCTGAAGCCCGACCGCGTGGTGGTGGGCACCAGCAGCCCCCGCGCACAGAAGGTGATGGAGGACCTCTACAAGCCCTTCGTGCGCCAGGGCAACCCCATCATATTCATGGACGAGCGCAGCGCCGAGCTCACCAAGTACGCCGCCAACGCCTTCCTCGCCACCAAGATCACGTTCATGAACGAGATCGCGAACTTCTGCGAGCGCGTAGGCGCCGACGTGGACAAGGTGCGCATCGGCATCGGCACGGACAGCCGGATCGGCAAGCGCTTCCTCTTCCCCGGAATCGGATACGGAGGCAGCTGCTTCCCCAAGGATGTGCAGGCCCTCGCGAAGAGCGGCAACGACGCCGGATACGAGTTCCAGATCATCAAGGCCGTGATGGAAGTGAACGAGGACCAGAAGACCTCGATCATCCCCAAGATCAAGAAGCACTTCGGCGACCTCACCGGCAAGCACTTCGCCCTCTGGGGCCTCGCCTTCAAGCCCGATACCGACGACATCCGCGAAGCACCGGCACTGTATGTGATCGATGAGCTCGTTGCCGCGGGAGCCACCGTCACCGCCTTCGACCCCGAGGCCATGGCCAACGTGAAGAAGCTGAAGGGCGATAAGATGAGCTTCGCGAAGGATGAGTACGAAGCGCTGAAGGGCGCCGACGCGCTGATCATCGCCACCGAATGGGCGCTCTTCCGCACGCCGGATTTCAAGCGCCTGGGTGAGCTGCTCAAGGAGAAGGTGATCTTCGATGGCCGCAACCTTTACGACTTGGACGAGATGGAGAAGCTCGGATTCCAGTACGTGATCGTGGGTCGCCAGCCTGTGAACGTGCCGGTGAAGGCGAATGCCTGA
- a CDS encoding Gfo/Idh/MocA family oxidoreductase, translated as MPTPLEQKIRFAVVGCGHIGKRHAEMIQRHPECELVALCDTRPRTELGIEALDAPFFNEMDAMLAAVPGIEVVNICTPNGLHASQSIKALEARKHVVCEKPMALTKASGEAVIHTALRMHRTVFGVMQNRYSPPSQWIKGVVDQGLLGDIHLVQVNCYWNRDARYYKPGTWKGSADLDGGTLFTQFSHFVDILYWLFGDITDIEGRFADFAHQGLTAFEDTGIVSFRLRNGGMGCINYSTAVWDKNLESSMTIIGSKGSVKIGGQYMDQVEHCHIADYAMPELAPTNPANDYGAYKGSANNHGFIIENVVDTLKGRTTLTTNALEGLKVVEIIERIYEKRDEQPV; from the coding sequence ATGCCCACGCCCTTGGAACAGAAGATCAGGTTCGCCGTGGTGGGCTGCGGCCACATCGGCAAGCGGCACGCGGAGATGATCCAGCGGCACCCGGAGTGCGAGCTGGTGGCGCTGTGCGACACCCGGCCCAGGACTGAGCTCGGCATCGAGGCCCTCGATGCCCCTTTCTTCAATGAGATGGACGCCATGCTTGCAGCTGTGCCGGGCATCGAGGTGGTGAACATCTGCACGCCCAATGGACTGCATGCGTCGCAGAGCATCAAGGCCCTGGAGGCGCGCAAGCACGTGGTGTGCGAGAAGCCCATGGCACTGACGAAGGCGAGCGGGGAGGCGGTGATCCATACCGCGCTGCGCATGCATCGCACCGTGTTCGGCGTGATGCAGAACCGCTACTCGCCGCCGAGCCAATGGATCAAGGGCGTGGTGGACCAAGGCCTGCTGGGCGACATCCACCTGGTGCAGGTGAACTGCTACTGGAACCGCGATGCACGCTATTACAAGCCGGGCACCTGGAAGGGATCCGCCGATCTCGATGGCGGCACGCTCTTCACGCAGTTCAGCCACTTCGTCGACATCCTCTACTGGCTCTTCGGCGACATCACCGACATCGAGGGCCGCTTCGCCGATTTCGCGCACCAGGGCCTCACCGCCTTCGAGGACACCGGCATCGTGAGCTTCCGCCTGCGAAACGGCGGCATGGGCTGCATCAACTACAGCACGGCGGTGTGGGACAAGAACCTGGAGAGCAGCATGACCATCATCGGCTCCAAGGGCAGCGTGAAGATCGGCGGTCAGTACATGGATCAGGTGGAGCACTGCCACATCGCCGATTACGCTATGCCCGAGCTGGCCCCGACGAATCCCGCCAACGACTACGGCGCTTACAAGGGCAGCGCCAACAACCACGGCTTCATCATCGAGAACGTGGTGGATACGCTGAAAGGAAGGACAACGCTCACCACCAATGCCCTCGAGGGCCTCAAGGTGGTGGAGATCATCGAACGCATCTACGAGAAAAGGGATGAACAACCTGTATGA